The sequence CCCAACCAGTTTAAACACAGCAATGTTTGGACCTGCACCAGCCAGCATCGGGTCTGTTGACATTTATAGAATTGCTCCTCTGCTCCACACATcacatttacatcacatttataCGTTTATTTAGCAGGCCATTTTATCCACAGCAACAGTGCAATAAGTGCACCAATTACAgtcctggtacacacacacacacacacacacacacagacacacactcacacacacactcacacacacacacacacacacacacacacacacacacagacacacagacacacacacacacacacacatacacacacacacacacacacacacacagacacacacacacactcacacacacactcacacacacacacacacacacacacacacacacacagacacacagacacacacacacacacactcacactcacacacacactcacacacacacacccccacacacacacacacacacacacacacacacactcactcacacacacacacacacacacacacccacacacccacacacacacacacactctgtcttcCCTGTCTGCCCCGGTCTGCTTCACAGATGCATTGTGCAAACGTATCGGTTGATTTCCTCTGGTTTGTCTCCCAGTGCTGTCCTGGTTAAGAGAACCTTGCAGAAGCATCTTTTctgctgttttccatttcagccATAGGGATCGGACTGATCTGCGCATAAACCAGAGTTGTAGAGGTCATatggttaaatggttggcatttatatagcacctttatccaaagcgctgaacaattgatgcttctcattcacccattcatacacacactcacacaccaacggcgattggctgccatgcaaggcgccgaccagctcatcaggagcatttgggggttaggtgtcttgctcagggacacttcgacacagccacagatcgaaccagcaaccctccgactgccagacgactgctcttactgcctgagccatctcACCCTGCATATGATGCCTTTATCAGGCCAGGCTTATAAAGCATTGGTAAGGCCTGCAGTTCATCACACCGAGAGAGATGTAGAAGGTCTGGGAAAAGGTTGAAATGGAAGGTGAATATGTCTTGTTCTTATGTTCCTAGCGGTAGCGGTCATAGTGTCAAACACGTTGAGTGTTTGACACTAAATTTGTGAATGAGCTGTGCAAATATTTTCACATCACGTCTAATTGTATTGTGAGCACAGTAAATGTAGGAGTTAAAGATAATATTCATTCAGTAATAAGTGTAAGCTGTCCTCCACTGGTAACTCACCCCCTTCCCTGACATCTCCCCTCACCTTTAACCTTCTTGTGTGAGGTCACAAGCTTGTGATTAATGTGATCGGAAtggtcttaactgaacattctaatgtctCAATCACTACTGGCGACTGGAATGGATTctagttctggaacactgacctgcgatttagaaaataaaaacattccaaaaagattTCTACTGTTCTGATTGTCGTCGTGACAGAGTGTTGCCTGGCGATGCTTTTCCATTCGCGCGTGTGACCGCGAGAGTAGCGTGTGTGCGCTACGACACTCATTCAGCCACCACACTGCGTGTGCTCACCCTAGCAGCGCAGGAAGGAGTGATTCACCTTCAGGAACAAATGCATTGATGTGAGGAGGAAATGCAATCATTGTCAGCGAGgttgtgattaaaaataaatgcagcttGTGTGTGATTGACTCATTGACTGTATTTTCTAGAtcgattcttttttttaatttttttacacaaatCACTCCGAATGAACACATCATCAAAGATAATCATACTCAAATATTGTTTGAAAAGCAAACCCATTCATTAAATTCTTCCATTACTCTTTTATGGTTTGAGGTTAAAAAAAGCATGCTGCACTGGATTCaagtaaaaactttttttattgaattgagGTGCCAAAAGAATGCAATTCAACATAATCACGATACTACTAGACATCATCACCAACAACCATATCACGCATAGGTAACATGGACACTGTGAGCATTCTGTCTTTAAATTAAActcttaaattaaataaatatgttaaattaaataaatacgtGAATAAATAGGCACGGGTAACAATAGAAAGCCAACAGTAAGTTCAGTCATCAGCCGCGATGGTCTTGGGGCAGGCCTGTGCTGTAGCCtgcgttgtggctgtgctgcgCATTAGCGtcgttgtggctgtgctgcgCATTAGCGACGTTGTGGCCGCGCGGTGCGGGCGTGTCGGCCGTGCCGCACCGTTTGCCTGCCCAGCTGCAGGGTCCTCTGGTAGACGGGCAGCAGCTCCCGTACCGCCTTGCGCTGCACCACCAGGTCGTTCGTCtggaaggggagggggcggagAACGTCAGGGCACACCGTGagacccccctacacacaccccccGTGCCCCCGCCCTCACCCCGATGGGACAGCACTTCACCACCAGCCCCCTGTGTCTCCCCGCACTCTCAGAAAGGCACAAAGTGACAGAAAAGCAGGACGCTAGGACGCTACCCGATAGGTACTTAAagttgtacccctagccagcaatgtatcattcatttctttttttactcattttgtACCCAAAGGGAACATCGCTGTACTTTCAGcttcatttgggaaatgtgattcttgaagaagaaaaatgcaCCTGcactgtctctttctttctgagtGTACAGCTGAACCTTGAATATCTACATTCGTGGAGGCATGTGAAGGTCCACAAAGAACCCAGTGCAGGTGTGTTGCTGTGCGTGTTCTCCACTGGTGAGCTCATCCCCAACAGGGCTCTCTAGCGATTCTTCCTCCTTCACAAGTACCAttctatcatttttattttcattgcagAACTTATGAAGAAAAGTATCGCACATCTGCATTAGATTTTGATCCAAAGTACAGGAAATATTTTGACTGAATACAGGGCCAGGTCTGGCCTAGGAATCGACTCACACACGGACCGGTCAACAAATCGCAATCTCAACAGCCGGGCACCGAATCAGTTGGACATCAGATCGGTACGGTCAGTAGAGCGGCCTCTATCTGTGGGCTGCAGCGGCGCCGACTTACGTTCAGAGCCCACAGCGCCTGCAGTCGCTCCTTCAGCTTATCCCCGTTGCTGTGGAAATAGCTCTTCCTCAGGTCCACCATTAGGGCTCTGACCGCCGCGATGCTGCGCTTTATCTCCTGGTCTTGCGTGTGGTTGAGCATGTCGGACAGGATCCTGTTGTACACGTCCAGGCTCTCCTGCATCAGCAGCCTCTGTTCTTTCTCCtgccggagagagagggagaaagtggcGGAACGAAACGGAGGTTAGACGCACGCCGACCGTCGAGGAGGTCCTGCCGCGGACGAGgccgggttagggttagggcggGGCGCCGGTCCGTGCTCACCTCAAACCTGTCGTGGCTGTCCATGTCCTGGAGGAAGATGGGGCTGCCAAACAGGGCCTTGTCCGCAGTTACGTTCTGAAGGGAAGAGGGCAATAAAGCAAACAAATGTCATCAAAGTTTATTTGTGACAGTTGACAAGCAGTTGTCACAACGCGCTCGACAGAACGCCAcagcccaaaccccccccccccccgccacagcAAGCCGAGGGCACCAGGGCAAACTCCCTGGTGACATTTCTCGAGAAATCAAGAGGGGAGCCCATCTGTAATTCAGAGGCATCTGAGCAAGCCTCCACTCATGCTGCTGGAGGGCATTGTGGTTTTCTTAGACTTAGATTATTACTCAGAGAGCACGTCGTCCACCATGCTCTTTGCACAACTACGCAGAACACTTGCAGAGAACTCCACACTGACATTGAGCAAAATGTGGCTGGGTTTGAGTGGGCCACAGACTGAGCTGCGTTGAGGC is a genomic window of Conger conger chromosome 19, fConCon1.1, whole genome shotgun sequence containing:
- the ifng1 gene encoding interferon gamma 1, which gives rise to MNSPLLLALLCGFCLAAFRPAHAVGDDLNSVIKKLTDHYNVTADKALFGSPIFLQDMDSHDRFEEKEQRLLMQESLDVYNRILSDMLNHTQDQEIKRSIAAVRALMVDLRKSYFHSNGDKLKERLQALWALNTNDLVVQRKAVRELLPVYQRTLQLGRQTVRHGRHARTARPQRR